Below is a genomic region from bacterium.
AATGCCTCCACGGTGCAGATTTAGGACCCACTCTCGGAGCTCCGGCGGTTCGATCACCCGGACATCGCCCCCGAATCCTGTCAGCCACTGGGCCAGATTCAACGAGGGTGCCACTCTCATGCGCAGCTCCACACCACCCCCGGCCAAGGGTTTGACCCGTTGCGTCGGGTGGATCTGAAGTTTATCGAAGTAATTCGTCTCGTAGTTGGGGAAGCGCAGGACCACCTCCTTCGGCTCACCTACCCACGGGCCGAAGCTATAGCGGAGGAAGTCCACCGGATTGAAGTTGTCTGGCCACGGGTGCTTCTCCACGCTGGGCAGGACAGAGACGAAGCGGTCCACACGGAAGCTACGAGGCGCATTGCGCATGTAGCAGTGGGCAATGAGGTAGAGCTCGCCGCCCGACTTCCAGAAGCACAGCGGCGCAACGGTCCGCTCCGTCACCTGGTCGTTGTGCGCCGCGTGGTAGCGGATGTCGAGGAGCTGCCGCTGGTGCAGGGCCTTCATGAGCAGGTTGATGGTCTCCCGGTGCTCGGCGTAGTTGCGCTCGATCTCCGGGTCGTCCAGGTAGGTCCCGGAAAGCGTCGTCATCTCCAGCTCCAGGGGCTTGATGGCCTTGCGGAGCTTGGAGAGGACCGACTGGAAGGCTTCGCCGATGGGCGTGTCCTTGAGCCCCTGCATCGCCTGCGCCGCCGCTTCACCTTCTACGACCCCTGCCCAGCGACGGACCGGGTGACCCTCAGCTACTACCTCCCGGAGGGCACGAAAAACGTAGAGCTCACGCTCTACGACCTCTCCGGTCGGCTCGTGGCGTCCTCTGTAAGCGTCCCCACCACCCCAGGCCGACACGAAATTGCCTATGACACCTCTGGCCTGCCTCCTGGGGTTTATATCGCTCGGCTGACCACAGACACTTCATCTACTACCAAATGCCTTATCATCGCATGTTAGGGCGCCCGGGAGTCACCCTTCTGTGTGCGATAAGTGAATCCACCAGTGTTGGTATACAGCGATTCCCCGTGCCGCTGCCACACGAATAGAAGGGGTCCGCAACCGGGTCCCTTTTTTATATCGCCTGCGGTTCTTTAGAACGCACGTCGGTCACCCGAAACGACGGTGGAGTTTTCACCCCTCCCGCTGGTATAATCTCCCTCCACGCGACCCACCCCCTAAAACCGAAGAGCCAGAAGGAGCCATGGACTACCTTTCCCACACGCCCGAAGAGCGACGGGCCATGCTCGACCGGATCGGGGTGAAGGGGATAGATAACCTCTTCGCCGACCTGCCGGCCGAGCTGGTGGACCCGCGCATCGAGCTTCCGCCCCCCTTGAGCGAGCCGGAGCTTCTCGCGCGGCTGGACGTGGTCAAGGCCCCGGACCACGTCTCGTTCCTGGGCGCCGGCGCTTACGATACCCACATCCCCGCCATCGTGGGGTATCTCACCGGCCGCACCGAATTCCAGACCGCCTACACCCCCTACCAGCCCGAAATAAGCCAGGGCACGCTGACCGCCATCTACGAGTTCCAGTCGGCGATTTCCCGGCTCACCGGGCTGCCCATCGCCAACGCCAGCGTCTACGACGGGGCCTCGGCGGTGGGTGAAGCGGCGGCGCTGGCGATACGGAACGCGAAGAAGGCCGGGCGCGTCCTGGTTTCGCGCACGCTGCACCCCTTCTACCGCCGGGTCGTCGCCACGTACATCGAGGACCTCTCCTGCTCCGACGGCACCTGCGCCCGGTGCGAGGAGATCGGCCTGACCGGCGAGGGGTTGACGGACCTGGCCGACCTGGAGGCGAAGCTGGACGAGGACGTGGCGGCCGTCATCATCGGCAGCCCCAACTTCTTCGGCCTGGTCGAGGACTGGACGGCGGCCTTCTCCCTGGTGCACGGAAAATCGAAGGCGCTGGCGGTGGCGGTTTCGAGCCCCCTGCCGCTGGCGCTACTTAAAACGCCGGCGGAGTGCGGCGCCGACGTGGCCGTGGGCGACGCCCAGCCCGTGGCGACGACACCCTCGTGCGGCGGTCCTTACGTCGGTTTCTTCGCCGCCACGGAGAAGCTGGTCCGCAAGATGCCCGGCCGCATCGTCGGCCAGACCGTGGACCTGGACGGTAAGGTCTGCTACGCCTTGACTTTGCAGACCCGCGAGCAGCACATCCGCCGGGATAAATCAACGAGCAATATCTGCACCAACAACGACCTGGTGGCGCTGGCGGCCACAATGTCGCTGAACGCCCTCGGCCCCGCGGGCATCACACGAAGGCCGAGATTGACGGCCTGGTCGCCGCGCTAGGGGAGGTGCTGTGATGGCCGAGAAAATCATTGACCGCCCCATCGAACCGGCAATCTACGCCCACTCCCGGAAGGGGAGGCGTTGCCACCGGCCGCCCGCCCCGGACGTGCCCGTCCGGCCGCTGGACGAGCTGCTGCCGCCCGAGCTCAGACGCACGAAACCGCCGGCACTCCCCGAGGTGGACGAGCCCACCCTGGTCCGGCACTACGTGCGCCTGTCCCGGCTCAACTACTGCATAGACGTGGGCTTCTACCCCCTGGGCTCGTGCACGATGAAGTACAACCCGAAGATGGCCGACGCCGCCGCGGCGCTGCCCGGGATCAACGCCCTCCACCCCCTGGCGCCCGAGGGGATGCTCCAGCCGGCCATCAAGATGATTCGGGCCTACCACAAGTCCCGGGGCAACCCGCGCAAGGTCATCCTCGTCCCGGACTCGGCCCACGGCACCAACCCCGCCTCGGGCACCATGTGCTCCTACGACGTGGTGGTGGTGGCCTCGGACAAGCGGGGGAACGTCTCGGTGGAGTCGCTGAAGGAGAAGCTCTCCGACGACGTGGCGGCCCTGATGCTGACCAACCCGAACACCCTGGGGCTCTTCGAGGAGAACATCCTGGAAGTTGCCGAGCTGGTCCACCGGGCCGGGGGGCAGCTCTACTACGACGGGGCCAACTTCAACGCCATCCTGGGCCGCATCCGCCCCGGCGACATGGGCTTCGACGCCGTTCACCTGAACCTGCACAAGACCTTCGGCACCCCCCACGGCGGCGGAGGACCCGGCGCGGGTCCGGTGGGGGTCAAGAAGCACCTGGCGGAGTTCCTCCCCGTGCCCACCGTGGAGGAGACGAACGACGGCTTCCGGCTGGACTACGATCGCCCCCGGAGCATCGGCAAGCTGCTCGCCTTCTACGGCCACTTCCTGGTGTCCCTGCGGGCCTACGTCTACATCCGCCACCTGGGACTCGAGGGCCTGCGAGGCGTGTCCGTCCACTCCGTCCTGAACGCCAACTACCTCCAGAGCCTCTTGAAAGACACCTTCCTCCTGCCCTTCGACCGGCTCTGCATGCACGAGTTCGTCCTGTCGGGGAATAAGCAGAAGGAAGCCTACGGCGTGGCCACCCTGGACATTTCGAAGCGGATAATAGACTACGGGTTCCATCCGCCGACCAACTACTTCCCCCAGATCGTCCCCGAGGCTCTGATGATCGAGCCCACGGAAACGGAGACTCGGCAAACGCTGGACGCCTTCGCCGCGGCGCTCCTGGCGATAGACCGGGAGGCGGCCGAGAACCCGGACCTCCTGCACGGGGCGCCCTACTCCGCGCCGGTCCGGCGCGTGGACGAGGCCCGGGCGGTGAGGGAGCTGAACGTGAGCTGGCCCGAGGGGGAATAGCACGGCCCCACGAATAAAGGAGGGCTCCGGCCCTCCTTTTTTATCGCTTCGACAAGACAAATGGATTAACCGAACACAGCGAGCTATGCCACGGCAAACCGAGCGAAGTGAGCTACGCCTCCGGCGATACCCCTTGTCTGACAAACCGTTTGTTTCCTAAAAACTAAACCGCGTCTTGACAACCCCCTTTTTTGGGACTATCTTATCTGGTGGCCTCGTAAAAGTTACACTCAAGGAGGTTAAGATGCGCAAGTCGTTGATATTGGGGGGGGGTGATAATCCTCCTCATCGCCGGGCTCGTCGCCTGCTCGGACAGCCTGTCCGTGGGGGATGACGACCCCCTGGCTAACCGAGATGACTGGATAGTTCACGGCACCGTATACCTTGGGGATTATCCGCATGCCGCCAATGTCGGGCTGCGGCACATGTACACGTCCCCCTTCACCACTTACCTCAAAGAGACCACCGCAGGGCAAAACGGCTATTACGTATTCACTTTAGACGATCTGGATACGGGCTACTACGCCTGCGACGCCTGGTACCAAACCCACAGCGGCTCTAGCACCCAATTCTACTGGGACACTGAAGCTCCCGACAACTTTCTTCGCAACATCCACATGGAATAAATCGGGTAACCCGTCGTGGGTTGCTCTTTTATTTAGGAGGAAAGAGGATGAAAGCACTAGCGTTACTTGCCGT
It encodes:
- the gcvPB gene encoding aminomethyl-transferring glycine dehydrogenase subunit GcvPB, giving the protein MAEKIIDRPIEPAIYAHSRKGRRCHRPPAPDVPVRPLDELLPPELRRTKPPALPEVDEPTLVRHYVRLSRLNYCIDVGFYPLGSCTMKYNPKMADAAAALPGINALHPLAPEGMLQPAIKMIRAYHKSRGNPRKVILVPDSAHGTNPASGTMCSYDVVVVASDKRGNVSVESLKEKLSDDVAALMLTNPNTLGLFEENILEVAELVHRAGGQLYYDGANFNAILGRIRPGDMGFDAVHLNLHKTFGTPHGGGGPGAGPVGVKKHLAEFLPVPTVEETNDGFRLDYDRPRSIGKLLAFYGHFLVSLRAYVYIRHLGLEGLRGVSVHSVLNANYLQSLLKDTFLLPFDRLCMHEFVLSGNKQKEAYGVATLDISKRIIDYGFHPPTNYFPQIVPEALMIEPTETETRQTLDAFAAALLAIDREAAENPDLLHGAPYSAPVRRVDEARAVRELNVSWPEGE
- the gcvPA gene encoding aminomethyl-transferring glycine dehydrogenase subunit GcvPA, producing MDYLSHTPEERRAMLDRIGVKGIDNLFADLPAELVDPRIELPPPLSEPELLARLDVVKAPDHVSFLGAGAYDTHIPAIVGYLTGRTEFQTAYTPYQPEISQGTLTAIYEFQSAISRLTGLPIANASVYDGASAVGEAAALAIRNAKKAGRVLVSRTLHPFYRRVVATYIEDLSCSDGTCARCEEIGLTGEGLTDLADLEAKLDEDVAAVIIGSPNFFGLVEDWTAAFSLVHGKSKALAVAVSSPLPLALLKTPAECGADVAVGDAQPVATTPSCGGPYVGFFAATEKLVRKMPGRIVGQTVDLDGKVCYALTLQTREQHIRRDKSTSNICTNNDLVALAATMSLNALGPAGITRRPRLTAWSPR
- a CDS encoding WYL domain-containing protein → MQGLKDTPIGEAFQSVLSKLRKAIKPLELEMTTLSGTYLDDPEIERNYAEHRETINLLMKALHQRQLLDIRYHAAHNDQVTERTVAPLCFWKSGGELYLIAHCYMRNAPRSFRVDRFVSVLPSVEKHPWPDNFNPVDFLRYSFGPWVGEPKEVVLRFPNYETNYFDKLQIHPTQRVKPLAGGGVELRMRVAPSLNLAQWLTGFGGDVRVIEPPELREWVLNLHRGGI